The Theileria orientalis strain Shintoku DNA, chromosome 3, complete genome genome window below encodes:
- a CDS encoding nucleoside diphosphate hydrolase: protein MIDKSKIDSMPNSTEVICMVDKDDKEVGSCTRKEMRLYNEWHRISSTVLLSNPEDPHIFYHIRDLSKEYCPGYVDIAFGGVVSVGESYLENALREVHEECGLPLSEDNVVEIGYFPREDDLVKCHYKVFVALFNGTAEDLAPQKGEVLYIKKIPLSQVDDLLKNSPHTKSCPKILDYIKQFVSEGRMANLNEAKIKNL from the exons ATGATAGACAAGAGTAAGATAGATTCCATGCCCAATTCAACGGAAGTCATCTGTATGGTGGATAAAGATGATAAAGAGGTTGGAAGCTGCACAAGAAAGGAAATG aGACTTTACAACGAATGGCATCGGATATCCTCAACCGTTTTACTGTCTAATCCTGAAGATCCtcacatattttatcacATTCGTGATCTTTCCAAGGAATACTGTCCTGGATATGTAGATATAGCTTTTGGCGGAGTGGTCTCC GTCGGTGAATCATACCTTGAAAACGCGCTCCGTGAAGTCCATGAAGAGTGCGGTTTGCCCTTGTCAGAGGACAATGTTGTTGAAATTGGCTATTTTCCAAGAGAGGACGATTTAGTCAAATGTCACTATAAAGTTTTT GTCGCATTATTTAACGGAACTGCTGAAGATCTGGCCCCTCAAAAGGGGGAGGTActgtacattaaaaagaTACCACTTTCACAAGTAGACGATTTACTTAAAAACTCACCGCATACTAAATCATGCCCGAAAATACTCGATTACATTAAACAATTTGTAAGTGAGGGCAGAATGGCCAACCTCAACGAGgccaaaataaaaaatttgtaa
- a CDS encoding zinc transport protein, whose amino-acid sequence MNIVLSRILSSCCLLLSAGIGCAIPSILKRPFKQNGPERRRSVGEAIMCLCNCLGGGVIMAMSFLHILPESVEDCTSADLFIKIRENKLNVAFLLMLISFSFMLFLERVLSFGRTPCCADFNDCKVNTKCCTVSDEEALVDKELKTTEIEIMSPEQKPKHPTGSRYRHAHSHILSTIKKLLCPICECNGLCITLALFIHSVFEGIVVGLEKNEVHLWLITLGIVIHKWAAGMALASFMAGNSKTLITVMVTIFCAGSPVGVLIGSMILDANIRAVAILNSVAVGTLVYVGFEIIVHELFCEIKCKKTAMYKWLAFMAGGGVIFGTLMLEFYLSNHSHAH is encoded by the exons atgaatattGTATTGTCTAGAATATTGTCGTCATGTTGCCTTCTACTCTCAGCGGGAATCGGATGCGCAATCCCGTCGATCCTCAAAAGaccatttaaacaaaatggACCTGAAAGAAGAAGGTCAGTCGGAGAGGCGATAATGTGCCTATGTAACTGTTTGGGAGGAG GAGTGATCATGGCAATGTCGTTCCTGCACATATTGCCGGAGTCGGTCGAAGACTGCACGTCGGCAGACCTGTTCATTAAAATTCGCGAAAATAAGCTGAACGTGGCGTTCCTGTTGATGCTGATATCGTTCTCGTTCATGCTGTTCCTCGAGAGAGTACTCTCGTTCGGAA GAACGCCTTGCTGCGCCGACTTTAACGATTGCAAGGTCAACACGAAGTGCTGCACAGTCTCGGACGAGGAGGCGCTGGTGGACAAGGAGCTCAAGACGACGGAAATCGAAATCATGTCCCCGGAACAGAAGCCGAAGCATCCCACAGGCTCAAGATATAGGCACGCGCACAGCCACATCCTGTCGACAATAAAGAAGCTTCTGTGTCCGATTTGCGAGTGCAACGGACTGTGCATAACACTGGCACTATTTATCCACTCAGTGTTCGAAG GCATTGTGGTCGGACTTGAGAAGAACGAGGTGCACCTGTGGCTCATAACCCTAGGAATTGTGATCCACAAGTGGGCAGCGGGAATGGCCCTGGCCTCGTTTATGGCGGGGAATTCCAAGACGCTCATCACAGTCATGGTTACCATTTTCTGCGCAGGGTCGCCTGTCGGAGTCCTGATAGGGTCCATGATTTTGGACGCGAACATAAGGGCAGTGGCGATCCTTAACTCAGTTGCCGTAGGCACGCTGGTCTACGTAGGATTCGAGATAATAGTGCACGAGCTGTTTTGCGAAATTAAGTGCAAAAAGACGGCCATGTACAAGTGGCTCGCCTTCATGGCAGGCGGAGGCGTTATATTTGGCACACTGATGCTGGAGTTCTATTTGTCAAACCACAGTCACGCCCACTAG